In one Molothrus ater isolate BHLD 08-10-18 breed brown headed cowbird chromosome 6, BPBGC_Mater_1.1, whole genome shotgun sequence genomic region, the following are encoded:
- the GPX2 gene encoding glutathione peroxidase 2 isoform X2: protein MSSRSMPCHELLRQGEKVDFGVFRGRVVLIENVASLUGTTVRDYTQLNQLQARYPRRLVVLGFPCNQFGYQENGTNEEILNTLKHVRPGGGFEPNFTLFQKCQVNGSDTHPVFAYLKAHLPAPADEPAHLMAEPRFVVWSPVRRSDISWNFEKFLVGPEGEPFRRYSPRVPTAQLEPDIQRLLKLAK from the exons ATGAGCAGCCGCAGCATGCCGTGCCATGAATTATTGAGGCAG GGGGAGAAAGTGGATTTTGGTGTTTTCCGGGGCCGCGTGGTCCTGATCGAGAACGTGGCTTCGCTCTGAGGCACCACGGTGCGGGATTACACCCAGCTCAACCAGCTCCAAGCCCGCTACCCCCGGCGGCTGGTCGTGCTGGGCTTCCCCTGTAACCAGTTTGGATACCAG GAGAACGGCACCAACGAGGAGATCCTCAACACCCTGAAGCACGTGCGGCCCGGGGGTGGCTTCGAGCCCAACTTCACCCTGTTCCAGAAGTGCCAGGTGAACGGCAGTGACACCCATCCCGTGTTCGCCTACCTCAAGGCTCACCTGCCCGCACCGGCCGACGAGCCCGCACATCTGATGGCCGAGCCCCGCTTTGTCGTCTGGAGCCCTGTGCGGCGCTCCGACATCTCCTGGAATTTTGAGAAGTTCCTGGTGGGGCCTGAGGGGGAACCGTTCCGGCGCTACAGCCCCCGtgtgcccacagcccagctggagcccgACATCCAGCGTCTCCTCAAGCTGGCCAAGTAA
- the CHURC1 gene encoding protein Churchill, protein MCGGCVGTEYPERGTTCLEGGSFLLNFVGCAQCGRRDFVLVSNRAEGLQDGEEIVTYDHLCKNCHHLIARHEYTFSVVDDYQEYTMLCLLCGRAEDSVSILPDDPRQMTPLF, encoded by the exons ATGTGTGGCGGCTGTGTGGGCACCGAGTACCCCGAGCGG GGCACCACCTGCCTGGAGGGCGGATCTTTCCTCCTGAACTTCGTGGGGTGCGCGCAGTGCGGCCGCCGGGACTTCGTGCTGGTCAGCAACCGGGCCGAGGGCCTGCAAGACGGGGAGGAGATCGTCACCTATGACC acCTGTGCAAGAACTGCCACCACCTGATCGCACGCCATGAGTACACCTTCAGTGTGGTGGATGACTACCAG gaATATAccatgctgtgcctgctctgtggCCGTGCAGAGGATTCCGTCAGCATTCTGCCTGATGACCCTCGCCAGATGACCCCGCTGTTCTGA
- the GPX2 gene encoding glutathione peroxidase 2 isoform X1 — protein MTIPIAKSFYDLSATSLQGEKVDFGVFRGRVVLIENVASLUGTTVRDYTQLNQLQARYPRRLVVLGFPCNQFGYQENGTNEEILNTLKHVRPGGGFEPNFTLFQKCQVNGSDTHPVFAYLKAHLPAPADEPAHLMAEPRFVVWSPVRRSDISWNFEKFLVGPEGEPFRRYSPRVPTAQLEPDIQRLLKLAK, from the exons ATGACCATCCCCATCGCCAAGTCCTTCTATGACCTGAGCGCCACCTCCTTGCAGGGGGAGAAAGTGGATTTTGGTGTTTTCCGGGGCCGCGTGGTCCTGATCGAGAACGTGGCTTCGCTCTGAGGCACCACGGTGCGGGATTACACCCAGCTCAACCAGCTCCAAGCCCGCTACCCCCGGCGGCTGGTCGTGCTGGGCTTCCCCTGTAACCAGTTTGGATACCAG GAGAACGGCACCAACGAGGAGATCCTCAACACCCTGAAGCACGTGCGGCCCGGGGGTGGCTTCGAGCCCAACTTCACCCTGTTCCAGAAGTGCCAGGTGAACGGCAGTGACACCCATCCCGTGTTCGCCTACCTCAAGGCTCACCTGCCCGCACCGGCCGACGAGCCCGCACATCTGATGGCCGAGCCCCGCTTTGTCGTCTGGAGCCCTGTGCGGCGCTCCGACATCTCCTGGAATTTTGAGAAGTTCCTGGTGGGGCCTGAGGGGGAACCGTTCCGGCGCTACAGCCCCCGtgtgcccacagcccagctggagcccgACATCCAGCGTCTCCTCAAGCTGGCCAAGTAA